The Faecalibacterium prausnitzii genome includes a window with the following:
- a CDS encoding NDP-sugar synthase encodes MNKPVLVVMAAGMGSRYGGMKQIDPVGPNGQVIVDYSLYDARRAGFETVIFVIKHEIEETFKKAIGDRVAKVMNVKYAFQQLDELPAGFSIPEGRVKPWGTCHAVLAAKDLIDGPFAVINADDYYGPEAFQVIYDYLSTHADGTVYDYCMVSYLLKNTVSENGSVARGVCVANADGTLHSVTERTRIETYEGGIHYTEDGGASWHDLPLDAPVSMNLWGFGRSFLDEAERRFAGWLTENLEQNPLKCEYFLPLVISELIDEGKATVKILHSRDKWFGVTYREDKPTVVAAIAQKTQDGLYPEDLWN; translated from the coding sequence ATGAACAAACCGGTATTGGTGGTCATGGCAGCTGGCATGGGCAGCCGTTACGGCGGCATGAAGCAGATCGACCCGGTAGGCCCCAATGGGCAGGTCATCGTGGATTATTCCCTCTACGATGCCCGCCGTGCAGGCTTTGAGACCGTGATCTTCGTCATCAAGCACGAGATCGAGGAGACCTTCAAAAAGGCCATCGGCGACCGCGTGGCCAAAGTGATGAACGTGAAATACGCATTCCAGCAGCTGGATGAGCTGCCCGCAGGCTTCTCCATCCCGGAGGGCCGCGTCAAGCCCTGGGGCACCTGCCACGCGGTCCTGGCGGCAAAAGACCTCATCGACGGCCCGTTCGCGGTCATCAATGCAGATGACTACTACGGCCCGGAGGCGTTCCAGGTCATCTACGATTACCTGTCCACCCACGCGGACGGCACGGTCTACGACTACTGCATGGTCAGCTACCTGCTGAAGAACACCGTCTCCGAGAACGGCAGCGTTGCCCGCGGCGTCTGCGTCGCGAACGCAGACGGTACCCTGCACAGCGTCACCGAGCGCACCCGCATCGAGACATACGAGGGCGGCATCCACTACACCGAGGACGGCGGCGCGAGCTGGCACGACCTGCCGCTGGACGCCCCCGTCAGCATGAACCTGTGGGGCTTCGGCCGGAGCTTCCTCGATGAGGCCGAGCGCCGTTTTGCGGGCTGGCTGACTGAGAATCTGGAACAGAACCCGCTCAAGTGCGAGTATTTCCTGCCGCTGGTCATCAGCGAACTCATCGACGAGGGCAAGGCGACCGTGAAGATCCTGCACAGCCGCGACAAGTGGTTTGGCGTGACCTACCGCGAGGACAAGCCCACCGTCGTGGCCGCCATCGCGCAGAAGACGCAGGACGGCCTGTACCCGGAAGACCTCTGGAACTGA
- a CDS encoding SDR family NAD(P)-dependent oxidoreductase: protein MNKKTVWITGASSGIGQEFARQYARLGFRLILTARRKDRLDALAEELQNRYHVPCRVLPADLERDVDCKALCTVLAAERIDLFINNAGFGTCGCFLDTDPEKELSMLRVNVLAMHRLFKFVLKKMDRQGSGTILNVASSAGLLPAGPFMAGYYASKAYVVSLTRGVAEELREQHSPVYVCALCPGPVNTEFNDRADVVFALKGISPELCVEEAMRGMLRRKTIIVPSALMRAATTAQKLVPAPLLMPILARQQKRKLGR from the coding sequence ATGAACAAGAAAACAGTCTGGATCACCGGTGCTTCTTCCGGCATCGGGCAGGAGTTCGCCCGCCAGTACGCGCGGCTGGGTTTCCGGCTCATCCTGACGGCCCGCCGGAAAGACCGGCTGGACGCCTTGGCCGAGGAGCTGCAAAACCGCTATCATGTGCCCTGCCGCGTCCTCCCCGCCGACCTGGAACGCGACGTTGACTGCAAGGCCCTGTGCACCGTACTGGCCGCTGAGCGCATCGACCTCTTCATCAACAACGCAGGCTTCGGCACCTGCGGCTGCTTCCTCGACACCGACCCGGAAAAGGAGCTTTCCATGCTGCGGGTCAACGTTCTCGCCATGCACCGGCTGTTCAAGTTCGTGCTCAAGAAGATGGACCGGCAGGGTTCCGGCACCATCCTGAACGTGGCCTCCTCGGCGGGCCTGCTCCCGGCCGGGCCGTTCATGGCGGGTTACTACGCCTCCAAGGCCTATGTGGTCAGCCTGACGCGGGGCGTGGCCGAGGAGCTGCGGGAGCAGCACAGCCCGGTCTACGTCTGCGCGCTCTGCCCCGGCCCGGTGAACACCGAGTTCAACGACCGCGCCGACGTCGTCTTCGCGCTCAAGGGCATCTCGCCGGAGCTCTGCGTGGAAGAAGCCATGCGCGGGATGCTCCGCCGCAAGACCATCATCGTGCCCTCGGCCCTGATGCGGGCCGCCACCACAGCCCAGAAACTCGTGCCCGCCCCGCTGCTCATGCCCATCCTCGCCCGGCAGCAGAAGCGAAAGCTGGGCCGGTGA
- a CDS encoding DUF1622 domain-containing protein: protein MSALYHFNAAASEVLELFLESAVPMIAGLAEVIGLFIIVTSLVRATYHYIRAFFFHDRYDFHHEMSSGLTTALEFLMSAEIAKTFLLQNLESVVPLAATFALRALMSLLLHVEMRAQHKTEE from the coding sequence ATGAGCGCTTTGTATCACTTCAACGCAGCCGCTTCGGAGGTCCTGGAGCTGTTTCTGGAATCCGCCGTGCCCATGATCGCCGGGCTGGCAGAGGTCATCGGCCTGTTCATCATCGTCACGAGTCTGGTGCGGGCGACCTACCATTACATCCGCGCCTTCTTCTTCCACGACCGGTACGATTTTCACCACGAGATGAGCAGCGGCCTGACCACCGCGCTGGAATTTCTGATGTCGGCCGAGATCGCCAAGACCTTTCTGCTGCAAAACCTCGAATCCGTGGTGCCGCTGGCGGCCACGTTCGCGCTGCGGGCTTTGATGAGCCTGCTGCTGCACGTCGAGATGCGGGCCCAGCATAAGACGGAGGAATGA
- a CDS encoding alanyl-tRNA editing protein: MQSTQKYYEADAYRTEAAGRILAAEPDGNGGGKIALDGTVFYPEGGGQPADRGTLTLPDGTVLHVTDVHEQSGVIWHTTDALPETAAPGTAVQEALDWAWRFDKMQQHTGEHILSGILHQMFGAENVGFHIGTDAVRMDTSVPISAEGLREAELAANRIVWQNVPVCITYPTREELAALTYRSKKEIEGQVRIVSIPGADVCACCGTHTAATGAVGQIKILAAENYKGGVRLSIVCGERALLAAQAMRQRQAEIGALLSAKPSETAHAVHRVFDEYTALKFAHFGLCSQLFEALAAQTAPGEDAIRIVPGLDPDGLHRLAVKLSEATTGLCAALTANEKGTGYCLARADGDVRALTKALNAALNGRGGGKPGICQGSCAAAPEQVERFLKENHRL; the protein is encoded by the coding sequence ATGCAATCCACTCAAAAATATTACGAGGCCGATGCCTACCGCACCGAGGCGGCAGGGCGCATCCTCGCGGCCGAGCCGGACGGCAACGGCGGCGGAAAGATCGCGCTGGACGGCACGGTCTTTTACCCCGAAGGCGGCGGTCAGCCTGCCGACCGGGGCACCCTGACCCTTCCGGACGGCACGGTGCTGCACGTCACCGACGTCCACGAGCAGAGCGGCGTCATCTGGCACACCACAGATGCCCTGCCTGAAACCGCCGCCCCCGGCACCGCAGTGCAGGAGGCCCTTGACTGGGCCTGGCGGTTCGACAAGATGCAGCAGCACACCGGTGAGCACATCCTCTCCGGCATCCTGCACCAGATGTTCGGAGCCGAGAACGTCGGGTTCCACATCGGCACCGACGCGGTGCGGATGGACACCAGCGTCCCCATCTCCGCCGAGGGCCTGCGGGAGGCCGAACTTGCCGCCAACCGCATCGTCTGGCAGAATGTGCCGGTGTGCATCACCTACCCCACCCGCGAGGAGCTGGCCGCGCTGACCTACCGCAGCAAGAAAGAGATCGAAGGCCAGGTGCGCATCGTGAGCATCCCCGGTGCCGATGTCTGCGCCTGCTGCGGCACCCACACCGCCGCCACCGGCGCGGTGGGCCAGATCAAGATCCTGGCCGCCGAGAACTACAAGGGCGGCGTCCGGCTGAGCATCGTCTGCGGCGAGCGGGCCCTGCTGGCCGCACAGGCCATGCGCCAGCGTCAGGCCGAGATCGGTGCCCTGCTCAGCGCCAAGCCCAGCGAGACGGCCCACGCCGTCCACCGCGTCTTCGACGAGTACACGGCCCTGAAATTTGCCCATTTCGGGCTTTGCAGCCAGCTCTTTGAGGCGCTGGCCGCACAGACCGCCCCCGGCGAAGACGCCATCCGCATCGTGCCGGGGCTTGACCCGGACGGCCTGCACCGGCTGGCCGTCAAGCTCAGCGAGGCCACCACCGGCCTGTGCGCGGCCCTGACGGCCAACGAAAAGGGCACTGGCTACTGTCTGGCCAGAGCCGACGGCGACGTCCGCGCCCTGACCAAGGCCCTCAATGCCGCCCTGAACGGCCGCGGCGGCGGCAAGCCCGGCATCTGCCAGGGCAGCTGCGCCGCAGCACCCGAACAAGTTGAACGATTTTTGAAGGAGAACCACAGATTATGA
- the thrS gene encoding threonine--tRNA ligase, translated as MKIIYKDGHVDECPQDQELHVIRHTAAHVMAQAIKRLYPEADFAFGPATENGFYYDVDLGDTKLTDEDLANIEKEMHKITKENLAIKPFILPRAEAVKLMEERHENYKIEHMADLADETEFSFFQQGEYVDMCIGPHLTYTKALKAFKITQQSGAYWKNDKENKMLTRINGVAFHNQEELDAWEKEQQEARERDHRKIGKEMGLFMTDDLVGRGLPMFLPAGYTVWQELENYIKAKERARGYLHVMTPCIGTVNLYKTSGHWDHYRENMFPAMEMEGESYVLRPMNCPHHMMIYANHPHSYRDLPMRIGEIAHDFRYESSGTLKGIERGRHFCQNDAHLFCTPEQIKSEVADVCNLIFETYKDFNITDYRCVLSLRDPADKKKYHDDDAMWNHAENALREVLTELGIHFTEEIGEAAFYGPKLDVNVKPAVGAEYTLSTCQLDFCLPAKFHLTYVDKDGTEKTPVVLHRAILGSLDRFMAYLIEETKGKFPTWLAPVQVKVLPVSEKTLDYAEAVTEKLVEAGVRVALDDDNQKIGYKIRAAQQVDRVPYMLVLGAKEAEAGNISVRDRKGETTTMDLDAFIAKVTDEIKNRTYNS; from the coding sequence ATGAAGATCATTTACAAGGACGGCCATGTGGACGAGTGCCCGCAGGACCAGGAACTGCATGTTATCCGCCATACCGCTGCACACGTGATGGCACAGGCCATCAAGCGCCTGTATCCGGAGGCCGACTTCGCCTTCGGCCCTGCCACCGAGAACGGCTTCTACTACGATGTCGATCTGGGCGACACCAAGCTCACCGACGAAGATCTGGCCAACATCGAAAAAGAGATGCACAAGATCACCAAGGAAAATCTCGCCATCAAGCCCTTCATCCTGCCCCGCGCCGAGGCCGTGAAGCTGATGGAAGAGCGCCACGAGAACTACAAGATCGAGCACATGGCCGACCTGGCCGATGAGACCGAGTTCAGCTTCTTCCAGCAGGGCGAGTACGTGGATATGTGCATCGGACCCCACCTGACCTACACCAAGGCGCTGAAGGCCTTCAAGATCACCCAGCAGTCCGGCGCATACTGGAAAAACGACAAAGAGAACAAGATGCTGACCCGTATCAATGGTGTGGCCTTCCACAACCAGGAAGAGCTGGACGCCTGGGAGAAGGAGCAGCAGGAGGCCCGCGAGCGCGATCACCGCAAGATCGGCAAGGAGATGGGCCTGTTCATGACCGACGACCTGGTGGGCCGCGGCCTGCCCATGTTCCTGCCCGCAGGCTACACCGTCTGGCAGGAGCTGGAGAACTATATCAAGGCCAAGGAGCGCGCACGCGGCTATCTGCACGTCATGACGCCCTGCATCGGCACCGTGAACCTCTACAAGACCTCCGGCCACTGGGACCACTACCGTGAGAACATGTTCCCCGCCATGGAGATGGAGGGTGAGAGCTACGTTCTGCGCCCGATGAACTGCCCCCACCACATGATGATCTACGCAAATCATCCCCACTCCTACCGTGACCTGCCCATGCGCATTGGCGAGATCGCCCACGATTTCCGTTACGAGTCCTCCGGCACCCTGAAGGGCATCGAGCGCGGCCGTCACTTCTGCCAGAACGACGCCCACCTGTTCTGCACTCCGGAGCAGATCAAGAGCGAGGTCGCCGATGTCTGCAACCTGATCTTCGAGACCTACAAGGACTTCAACATCACCGATTACCGCTGCGTTCTGTCCCTGCGCGACCCCGCCGACAAGAAGAAGTACCACGACGATGACGCCATGTGGAACCACGCCGAGAACGCTCTGCGTGAGGTGCTGACCGAGCTGGGCATCCACTTCACCGAGGAGATCGGCGAGGCTGCCTTCTACGGCCCGAAGCTGGACGTCAACGTCAAGCCCGCTGTTGGTGCAGAGTACACCCTCTCCACCTGCCAGCTGGACTTCTGCCTGCCCGCCAAGTTCCACCTGACCTATGTGGACAAGGACGGCACCGAGAAGACCCCCGTCGTGCTGCACCGCGCCATCCTGGGTTCTCTGGACCGCTTCATGGCCTACCTGATCGAGGAGACCAAGGGCAAGTTCCCCACCTGGCTGGCCCCTGTGCAGGTCAAGGTCCTGCCCGTCTCCGAGAAGACTCTCGACTACGCCGAGGCTGTCACCGAGAAGCTGGTTGAGGCCGGTGTCCGCGTGGCACTGGACGACGACAACCAGAAGATCGGCTATAAGATCCGCGCTGCCCAGCAGGTGGACCGTGTGCCGTATATGCTGGTTCTGGGTGCCAAGGAGGCCGAGGCCGGCAACATCTCCGTCCGTGACCGCAAGGGCGAGACCACCACGATGGATCTCGACGCCTTCATCGCCAAGGTGACCGACGAGATCAAGAACCGCACCTACAACAGCTAA
- a CDS encoding chloride channel protein, protein MNNFDTFQREAKAALRVTLQWFCLAIPTGLVCGLVGTLFHLSVECVTELRAAQPWLLFLLPAAGLLITALYKITKCEGVGTNNVIRAVQSGEPVSILLVPAIFLGTVLTHLCGGSAGREGAALQMGGSIGWNLGTLLHLKDYDRRTATISGMAAFFSALFGTPLAAALFAMTIEDVGLTFTSAFVPAFTSALIAYGCSLTFGIAPTRFALTAPELTVWNAFLIILLGVACAAVSRLFCGTLHFMEHTVPKRIPNPWVRVLAGSVLVIGFSYLFGVGRYNGAGMNIITAAVEQGQALPWDFLCKIFLTALTLSCGFKGGEVVPSFFVGATFGCAFGPLLGLPAGFAAAVGLVSVFCGATNALIPSILLGFELFGGAGLELIALGCGICYMLSGHHGLYSSQTFVTNKLRAEYMSHKWRVRVKKEEE, encoded by the coding sequence ATGAACAATTTTGATACGTTCCAACGCGAAGCCAAAGCCGCCCTCCGGGTGACGCTGCAATGGTTTTGTCTGGCGATCCCCACGGGCCTGGTCTGCGGACTGGTGGGCACCCTGTTCCACCTTTCCGTCGAGTGCGTCACCGAGCTGCGGGCTGCACAGCCCTGGCTGCTCTTCCTGCTGCCCGCGGCGGGCCTGCTCATCACCGCACTGTACAAGATAACGAAGTGCGAGGGCGTAGGCACCAACAATGTCATCCGCGCCGTGCAGAGCGGCGAACCGGTCAGCATCCTGCTGGTCCCGGCCATCTTCCTGGGCACTGTGCTCACCCACCTGTGCGGCGGCTCGGCCGGCCGCGAGGGTGCCGCGCTGCAGATGGGCGGCAGCATCGGCTGGAACCTCGGCACCCTGCTGCACCTCAAAGACTATGACCGCCGCACCGCCACCATCAGCGGCATGGCCGCGTTCTTCTCGGCCCTGTTCGGCACCCCGCTGGCCGCGGCCCTCTTTGCCATGACCATCGAGGATGTGGGCCTGACCTTTACCTCGGCTTTTGTCCCGGCCTTCACCTCGGCCCTCATCGCCTACGGCTGCTCGCTGACCTTCGGCATTGCGCCCACCCGCTTTGCGCTCACCGCACCGGAACTGACGGTCTGGAACGCTTTCCTCATCATCCTGCTGGGCGTGGCCTGCGCGGCCGTCTCCCGGCTCTTCTGCGGCACACTCCACTTCATGGAACACACCGTGCCCAAGCGCATCCCGAACCCCTGGGTGCGGGTCCTGGCCGGCAGTGTGCTGGTCATCGGCTTCTCGTATCTCTTTGGCGTGGGGCGCTACAACGGTGCCGGCATGAACATCATCACCGCTGCTGTGGAGCAGGGCCAGGCCCTGCCCTGGGATTTTCTATGCAAAATCTTCCTCACCGCGCTGACCCTCTCCTGCGGGTTCAAGGGCGGCGAAGTCGTGCCCAGCTTCTTTGTGGGTGCCACCTTCGGCTGCGCATTCGGCCCGCTGCTGGGCCTGCCCGCCGGGTTCGCGGCCGCCGTGGGCCTCGTGTCCGTCTTCTGCGGTGCCACCAACGCCCTCATCCCCTCCATCCTGCTGGGCTTTGAGCTGTTCGGCGGGGCCGGGCTGGAGCTCATCGCGCTGGGCTGCGGCATCTGCTACATGCTCTCCGGCCACCACGGTCTTTACAGCAGCCAGACCTTCGTCACCAACAAGCTGCGCGCGGAGTATATGTCCCATAAGTGGCGTGTACGAGTGAAAAAAGAGGAAGAATGA
- a CDS encoding RpiB/LacA/LacB family sugar-phosphate isomerase has product MKIALINENSQAAKNGLIEAALKKVVEPMGHEVVNYGMYAADDKAQLTYVQCGILAAILLNSGAADYVITGCGTGEGAMLALNSFPGVICGHVEDPVDAYTFAHVNDGNAVAMPFAKGFGWGGELNLEYCFEKLFGFGHGQGYPKERVEPEQRNKKILDGVRAATFKPLIECLQSIDQDLLKGAVAGEKFSELFFASCKDDALAAYIKTLL; this is encoded by the coding sequence ATGAAGATCGCACTCATCAACGAAAACAGCCAGGCCGCCAAGAACGGCCTCATCGAAGCAGCGCTGAAGAAGGTCGTGGAACCCATGGGCCACGAGGTGGTCAACTACGGCATGTATGCCGCCGACGACAAGGCACAGCTGACCTATGTGCAGTGCGGCATCCTGGCCGCCATCCTGCTGAACAGCGGCGCAGCCGACTATGTCATCACCGGCTGCGGCACCGGCGAGGGTGCCATGCTAGCGCTGAACAGCTTCCCCGGCGTCATCTGCGGCCATGTGGAAGACCCCGTGGATGCCTACACCTTTGCCCATGTCAACGATGGCAACGCCGTGGCCATGCCGTTCGCCAAGGGCTTCGGCTGGGGCGGTGAGCTCAACCTCGAATACTGCTTCGAGAAGCTGTTCGGCTTCGGCCACGGCCAGGGCTACCCCAAGGAGCGCGTGGAGCCGGAACAGCGCAACAAGAAGATCCTGGACGGCGTCCGCGCCGCCACCTTCAAGCCTCTCATCGAGTGCCTGCAGAGCATCGACCAGGACCTGCTGAAGGGTGCCGTGGCCGGTGAGAAGTTCAGCGAGCTCTTCTTTGCTTCCTGCAAGGACGACGCGCTGGCTGCCTACATCAAGACCCTGCTGTAA
- a CDS encoding putative ABC transporter permease, translated as MLSFFVDTTVCGFSLYQVFAYFLIYSCLGWCLEVIYAAVTTGKLINRGFLNGPVCPIYGFGMVIVLFALTPLSRSLLLLYLGGVILPSALELVGGWALYKLYHTRWWDYSDYPFNIGGYICLEFSLLWGVGTLIVMKLVHPIIADAVAFIPPLVGIILMFLLYVLYAADTIATAFAASDLARDLDALEKVADSMHAVSDAMTELLGTNAMAMDQKMDESRLQFKLAAAEARDNAAKLNAREAAAAMRAKADEAMEAAKRASQDAKLNASEAANAVKLAAKGRAERTAELFRLEQLAEELQARSEELRSRTQRTTPHFGKRRMLRAFPKLKHGEQNRSLDTLREQLKRK; from the coding sequence TTGCTTTCTTTTTTCGTTGATACCACTGTCTGCGGCTTTTCGCTGTATCAAGTCTTCGCTTACTTTCTCATCTACTCCTGCCTCGGCTGGTGTCTGGAGGTCATCTATGCCGCCGTCACGACTGGCAAGCTGATCAACCGCGGCTTTCTGAACGGCCCAGTCTGCCCCATCTACGGCTTCGGCATGGTCATCGTCCTCTTCGCCCTGACGCCCCTGTCGCGCAGCCTGCTCCTGCTCTACCTCGGCGGCGTCATCCTGCCCAGTGCGCTGGAACTGGTGGGCGGCTGGGCTCTGTACAAGCTCTACCACACCCGCTGGTGGGATTATAGCGACTACCCCTTCAACATCGGCGGCTACATCTGCCTGGAGTTTTCCCTGCTGTGGGGCGTGGGCACCCTCATCGTGATGAAGCTCGTCCACCCCATCATCGCCGATGCAGTGGCCTTCATCCCGCCGCTGGTAGGCATCATCCTGATGTTCCTGCTCTACGTCCTCTATGCCGCCGACACCATCGCCACCGCCTTTGCTGCGTCCGACCTGGCCCGCGACCTGGATGCGCTGGAAAAGGTGGCCGACAGTATGCACGCGGTCAGCGACGCCATGACTGAGCTGCTGGGCACCAACGCCATGGCCATGGACCAGAAGATGGACGAGAGCCGTTTGCAGTTCAAGCTGGCGGCCGCCGAGGCTCGCGACAATGCGGCCAAGCTGAACGCCCGCGAGGCAGCCGCTGCCATGCGCGCCAAGGCCGACGAGGCCATGGAGGCCGCGAAGCGGGCCTCGCAGGATGCGAAGCTCAACGCCAGCGAAGCTGCCAATGCCGTCAAGCTGGCGGCCAAAGGCAGAGCCGAGCGCACGGCCGAACTGTTCCGGCTGGAACAGCTGGCCGAGGAGCTGCAGGCCCGCAGCGAGGAGCTTCGCTCCCGCACCCAGCGCACCACCCCGCACTTCGGCAAGCGCCGTATGCTCCGCGCCTTCCCCAAGCTGAAGCACGGCGAGCAGAACCGCTCGCTGGACACGCTGCGGGAACAGCTGAAGCGAAAATGA
- a CDS encoding ammonium transporter, with translation MFRSVDTCWVLVAAFLVYFMQAGFALCEAGFTRAKNTGNILMKNMMDFCIGTPCYWLIGFGLMFGGTSALIGGFDPFIQGDYSHLGLDIPLWVYIVFQTVFCATAATIVSGSMAERTNFKAYCVYSAAISLVVYPICGHWMWGGGWLQSMGFHDFAGSAAVHNVGGVIALLGAAMLGPRIGKYDKNGNPHAIPGHNLTAGALGVFILWFCWFGFNGGSSLSLATDEAMTLTGLVCFNTNLAAAVATCVTMIFTWLRYGKPDVSMTLNGSLAGLVAITAGCDAVSPFGAFIIGFVAGLLVVLSVEFFDKIARIDDPVGAVSVHFANGVWGTIAVGLFSNGGDGVGKGLFYGGGLSQLGIQLLGLITVDVYVVVVMFLIFKIIDKTIGLRVPAEVEIDGLDIHEHGLASAYAGFSISDANAAAMTPNENTDLGEDDPVKASATQMSAAVPVVREPAVIHDGIYDTGMHKVSIIAKLSKFDQLKTALNDLGVTGMTVTQVMGCGIQKGTSEKYRGVPVDSTLLPKIKVEVIVSKIPVDFVVEAAKKALYTGHIGDGKIFVYNVTRVVKIRTGEEDFAALQDVE, from the coding sequence ATGTTCCGTTCCGTAGACACCTGCTGGGTGTTGGTGGCCGCGTTCCTGGTCTACTTCATGCAGGCGGGCTTTGCGCTGTGTGAGGCAGGTTTTACCCGCGCCAAAAACACCGGCAACATCCTCATGAAAAACATGATGGATTTCTGCATCGGCACCCCGTGCTACTGGCTCATCGGCTTCGGCCTGATGTTCGGCGGCACCAGCGCGCTCATCGGCGGGTTCGACCCGTTCATCCAGGGCGATTATTCCCATCTGGGGCTTGACATCCCGCTGTGGGTGTACATCGTGTTCCAGACCGTGTTCTGCGCCACGGCAGCCACCATCGTGTCCGGCTCCATGGCCGAGCGCACCAACTTCAAAGCCTACTGCGTCTACTCCGCCGCCATTTCGCTGGTGGTATACCCCATCTGCGGCCACTGGATGTGGGGCGGCGGCTGGCTGCAGAGCATGGGCTTCCATGACTTTGCCGGTTCCGCAGCTGTTCATAACGTGGGCGGCGTCATCGCTCTGCTGGGCGCTGCGATGCTTGGCCCCCGCATCGGCAAGTACGACAAGAACGGCAACCCCCACGCCATCCCCGGCCACAACCTGACTGCCGGTGCGCTGGGCGTCTTCATCCTGTGGTTCTGCTGGTTCGGTTTCAACGGCGGCTCTTCCCTGAGCCTGGCCACCGATGAGGCCATGACCCTGACCGGTCTGGTCTGCTTCAACACCAACCTGGCCGCTGCTGTGGCCACCTGCGTGACCATGATCTTCACCTGGCTGCGGTACGGCAAGCCCGATGTTTCCATGACCCTGAACGGTTCGCTGGCCGGTCTGGTAGCCATCACGGCAGGCTGCGACGCCGTTTCTCCGTTCGGTGCCTTCATCATCGGCTTTGTGGCCGGTCTCCTGGTGGTCCTGAGCGTTGAGTTCTTTGATAAGATTGCCAGGATCGACGACCCCGTCGGCGCAGTCTCCGTCCACTTTGCAAACGGCGTGTGGGGCACCATCGCAGTCGGCCTGTTCTCCAACGGCGGCGACGGCGTGGGCAAGGGCCTGTTCTACGGCGGCGGCCTGAGCCAGCTGGGCATCCAGCTGCTGGGCCTCATCACGGTCGATGTCTATGTCGTCGTCGTGATGTTCCTCATCTTCAAGATCATCGACAAGACCATCGGCCTGCGCGTCCCCGCTGAGGTGGAGATCGACGGCCTGGACATCCACGAGCACGGTCTGGCTTCTGCCTACGCTGGCTTCTCCATCTCCGACGCCAACGCAGCCGCCATGACCCCCAACGAAAACACCGACCTCGGCGAGGACGACCCCGTCAAGGCTTCCGCAACGCAGATGTCTGCTGCGGTGCCGGTGGTGCGTGAGCCCGCCGTCATCCACGACGGCATCTACGACACCGGGATGCACAAGGTCTCCATCATTGCAAAGCTGTCCAAGTTCGACCAGCTGAAGACCGCTCTGAACGATCTGGGCGTGACCGGCATGACCGTGACTCAGGTGATGGGCTGCGGCATCCAGAAGGGCACCAGCGAGAAATACCGCGGCGTCCCTGTGGATTCCACCCTGCTGCCCAAGATCAAGGTCGAGGTCATCGTGTCCAAAATCCCGGTCGATTTCGTGGTCGAAGCCGCCAAGAAGGCCCTTTACACCGGCCACATCGGCGACGGCAAGATCTTTGTTTACAACGTGACCCGCGTGGTCAAGATCCGCACCGGCGAGGAAGACTTCGCCGCCCTGCAGGATGTGGAGTAA
- the trmB gene encoding tRNA (guanosine(46)-N7)-methyltransferase TrmB, whose translation MRMRFKPYAHDELMAADFHVHEPLIWGGRWHAQYARPEQPFVLELGCGKGGFISQLASAHPENNYLGIDITDKVLILAKRKIEAAYQEAGRPIDNVKIMSTDIERIKGVLTPEDTVSRIYINFCNPWSKNASSNKHRLTYPRQLIQYRAFLEDGGEIYFKTDDDDLFRDSLEYFPASGYEITWKTFDLHENEPAWNIRTEHEGMFTEMGIKIKALIARKLPGDETVTWIEPKVLKKMAAAEAAAAEAAAHGETADA comes from the coding sequence ATGAGAATGCGCTTCAAACCCTACGCCCACGATGAGCTGATGGCCGCCGATTTCCACGTCCACGAGCCCCTGATCTGGGGCGGCCGGTGGCACGCACAGTATGCCCGCCCGGAGCAGCCTTTTGTGCTGGAACTGGGCTGCGGCAAGGGCGGCTTTATCTCCCAGCTGGCCAGCGCCCACCCGGAGAACAACTACCTCGGCATCGACATCACCGACAAAGTCCTCATTCTGGCCAAGCGCAAGATCGAGGCCGCCTATCAGGAGGCGGGCCGCCCCATCGACAACGTCAAGATCATGAGCACCGACATCGAGCGCATCAAGGGCGTCCTCACGCCGGAGGATACCGTGAGCCGCATCTACATCAACTTCTGCAACCCGTGGAGCAAGAATGCCTCCTCCAACAAGCACCGCCTCACCTATCCCCGCCAGCTCATCCAGTACCGCGCCTTCCTCGAAGACGGCGGCGAGATCTATTTCAAGACCGACGACGACGATCTGTTCCGCGACAGCCTGGAATACTTCCCCGCTTCCGGCTACGAGATCACCTGGAAGACCTTCGACCTGCACGAGAACGAGCCGGCGTGGAACATCCGCACCGAGCACGAGGGGATGTTCACCGAGATGGGCATCAAGATCAAGGCCCTCATCGCCCGGAAGCTGCCCGGCGACGAGACCGTGACCTGGATCGAGCCGAAGGTGCTCAAAAAGATGGCGGCTGCCGAAGCCGCTGCCGCCGAGGCCGCTGCCCACGGGGAGACCGCCGATGCGTGA
- a CDS encoding DUF6472 family protein — MRDPCELCVNNVPDEYGTCYCAQGAALDEDEMARYLSRSTRACPFFEAGDEYSIVRKQN, encoded by the coding sequence ATGCGTGACCCCTGTGAGCTGTGCGTGAACAATGTCCCGGACGAATACGGCACCTGTTATTGTGCACAGGGCGCCGCACTCGACGAGGACGAGATGGCACGGTATCTCTCCCGCAGCACCCGCGCCTGCCCCTTCTTTGAAGCGGGCGATGAATACAGCATCGTCCGGAAACAGAATTAA